The following are encoded in a window of Naumovozyma castellii chromosome 8, complete genome genomic DNA:
- the SME1 gene encoding mRNA splicing protein SME1 (ancestral locus Anc_5.504), translating to MSSKSKTMVPPINCIFNFLQQQTTVTFWLFEQVGTRIRGKVSGFDEFMNVVIDDAIEIPVDAKTGKELVSKGTKLGRILLKGDNITLITSAD from the coding sequence ATGTCATCCAAATCAAAGACGATGGTACCTCCCATCAATTGTATCTTCAACTTTCTACAGCAACAAACCACGGTGACGTTTTGGTTATTCGAGCAAGTTGGGACGAGGATAAGAGGGAAAGTTAGTGGgtttgatgaattcatGAACGTGGTAATAGATGATGCTATTGAGATACCCGTAGATGCAAAGACGGGTAAGGAACTAGTGAGTAAGGGTACTAAACTGGGGAGAATACTATTAAAAGGTGATAATATAACGTTAATAACGTCTGCagattaa
- the PNS1 gene encoding Pns1p (ancestral locus Anc_5.502) has protein sequence MADQQQQEQNEKYERPVEPPPVAYTVPSNKESFDNNQSLSSSNPTAYSQHQAQQDNPYHFRQDQYYNLQSKTSGAPIGAFADAFPTENDNKARWNDWPFTLFFLLSVMAFIVIASLTLRGWAQTYNQTGHGIYTSNDTGTMNTNSAILLVFSCVIALVFATIGIILVRLYPRFFIIAGMILNIAAGLGTSIMYFSLHYWSAGIVFLIFTLITACFYWWMRSRIPLSVTILKIVVDAMKKFPQTLIVSLIGTIVGGAFAFLFSVVIVATYIKYDPSSNNSGCDVNGGGCSHAKLVGILVLVFFCGYYISEVIKNVIHVTISGIYGCWYYMSKSDQGMPKWPACGALKRAMTYSFGSICFGSLIVALIETLREFLQLLKSGVVTGGSGIQGNFGNIAFMIIDWIIGFIQWLAQYFNHYAYSFIALYGKPYLKSAKETWYMIREKGMDALINDNLTNIALGFYSTFTAYIATLFAFLYLRFTDPGYNSSGGFNAPLMAFSFVIALQICNIANETIRSGTATFFVALGNDPEVFQASYPDRFDEVFRNYPQVLNKLSHQTV, from the coding sequence ATGGCAGAtcagcaacaacaagaacagaatgaaaaatacgAAAGGCCTGTGGAACCACCTCCAGTAGCGTACACGGTACCTAGTAATAAAGAATCTTTTGATAATAACCAATCCCTCTCCTCATCAAATCCAACTGCTTATTCTCAACACCAGGCACAACAGGACAACCCTTACCATTTTCGACAAGATCAATACTATAACCTACAATCAAAGACTAGTGGTGCCCCCATTGGAGCCTTTGCAGATGCATTCCCGACcgaaaatgataataaagCAAGATGGAACGATTGGCCATTCACCctctttttccttctttctGTTATGGCATTCATAGTCATTGCGTCGCTAACATTAAGAGGTTGGGCCCAAACTTATAATCAAACAGGTCATGGAATTTACACTTCCAATGATACTGGAACTATGAATACAAATTCAGCCATCTTATTAGTATTCAGTTGTGTCATTGCATTAGTATTTGCTACCATTGGCATCATATTAGTTAGACTCTATCCCagattctttattattgcCGGAATGATCTTGAACATTGCTGCTGGGCTAGGTACATCCATCATGTACTTTTCCTTACACTATTGGTCGGCAGGCATTGTGTTTCTAATATTCACTTTAATAACAGCTTGCTTTTATTGGTGGATGAGAAGCAGGATCCCATTATCAGTTACCATACTGAAAATTGTAGTCGATGccatgaagaaatttccaCAAACTTtgattgtttctttaattggGACTATTGTGGGGGGTGCATTTGCGTTCTTATTCTCAGTGGTAATAGTGGCCACATACATTAAATATGATccttcatctaataattccGGTTGCGATGTTAATGGTGGTGGTTGCTCTCATGCAAAATTAGTTGGTATCTTGGTTCTGGTATTTTTCTGCGGTTACTACATCTCTGAAGTTATTAAGAATGTTATCCATGTCACTATTTCAGGAATATACGGATGCTGGTACTACATGTCAAAATCCGATCAAGGTATGCCCAAATGGCCTGCTTGTGGTGCTTTAAAGAGGGCAATGACTTATTCATTTGGTTCCATTTGTTTTGGTTCTTTAATTGTGGCATTAATTGAAACGTTGAGAGAATTCTTACAGCTGCTAAAGAGTGGTGTAGTCACTGGTGGTTCAGGAATCCAGGGAAATTTTGGGAATATTGCATTCATGATTATTGATTGGATTATTGGATTTATTCAATGGTTAGCCCAATATTTCAACCATTATGCCTATTCATTCATTGCATTATATGGGAAACCTTATTTAAAATCAGCAAAGGAAACTTGGTATATGATTAGAGAAAAAGGGATGGATGCATTGattaatgataatttgaCAAATATTGCATTAGGGTTTTATTCCACTTTCACTGCTTATATAGCCACTCTATTTGCTTTCTTATATTTAAGGTTTACTGATCCTGGTTATAATTCATCCGGTGGATTTAATGCTCCATTGATGGCGTTCTCCTTTGTAATAGCCTTACAGATTTGCAATATTGCTAATGAAACTATTAGATCAGGAACTGCCACTTTTTTCGTTGCCTTGGGGAACGATCCTGAAGTCTTCCAGGCTTCATATCCAGATAGATTTGATGAGGTATTCCGTAATTATCCACAAgtattgaataaattaagTCACCAAACCGTTTAG
- the PET123 gene encoding mitochondrial 37S ribosomal protein mS26 PET123 (ancestral locus Anc_5.505), with protein MGKGAAKYGYKSGVLPLTRSILKNPTTKQQSIIAKVKAPKPKGIEGVGYAPGVLHPNGSHRHPPLVKFIDVEQLIEKTVAAPKTVPKMNSPEQEARAKRSQLRREFLTKAFKNEEQRLLRREELLKEKEKILELEKTERENKLLKEKSSDLTIPTLENILEQPLIRWRTPEERKILQLKRKFNRDLLEFQTKERKMEKLLNLYHIADEFIVTEKKLLQKIDEIFDDKYIHGHSRILESEKSIEKRILENDIGDAIFGTLGGGNYVGMPMVNEFLNGETKQFNDKVDEKIREKIQRDQQDTQTIQQH; from the coding sequence ATGGGCAAAGGAGCAGCTAAGTACGGATACAAGAGCGGGGTGCTGCCCCTCACGAGGAGCATCCTGAAGAACCCAACCACGAAGCAGCAATCCATCATCGCCAAAGTGAAGGCGCCCAAACCCAAGGGGATCGAAGGAGTAGGGTATGCACCCGGTGTGTTGCATCCTAACGGATCTCATAGACATCCTCCCCTGGTTAAGTTTATTGATGTGGAACAGttgattgaaaaaactGTGGCGGCTCCTAAGACGGTGCCCAAAATGAATAGTCCTGAACAAGAGGCTAGGGCAAAGAGATCACAATTGAGAAGAGAATTTTTGACTAAGGCGTTTAAGAACGAGGAACAGAGGTTGCTTAGAAGGGAGGAGTTGCTCaaggagaaggagaagattCTTGAATTGGAGAAGACAGAGagagaaaataaattgttGAAGGAGAAATCCTCTGATTTAACTATACCCACTTTAGAGAACATATTGGAACAACCTTTAATCAGATGGAGGACCCCCGAGGAAAGGAAAATCTTGCAATTGAAGAGGAAGTTTAATAGGGATTTGTTGGAATTCCAAACGAAAGAACGGAAGATGGAGAAATTGCTGAATTTGTATCACATTGCAGATGAATTTATTGTCACAGAGAAAAAACTATTGCAGaagattgatgaaatattcgATGACAAGTATATTCATGGACATAGTAGAATCTTGGAAAGTGAAAAAAGcattgaaaagagaatCCTCGAGAATGACATTGGTGATGCCATCTTTGGTACACTGGGTGGTGGGAACTACGTCGGTATGCCCATGGTGAACGAATTCCTCAATGGAGAAACGAAGCAGTTTAATGATAAAGTGGATGAGAAGATAAGGGAAAAAATACAAAGGGACCAACAAGATACACAAACAATCCAACAACATTGA
- the PUP1 gene encoding proteasome core particle subunit beta 2 (ancestral locus Anc_5.507), which yields MAGLSFDNYQRNAALAAKSHSQQPKATSTGTTIVGVKYANGVIIAADTRSTQGPIVANKNCAKLHRISPRIWCAGAGTAADTEAVTQLIGSNIELHSLYTSREPRVVSALQMLKQHLFKYQGHIGAYLIVAGTDPTGAHLFSIHAHGSTDVGYYLSLGSGSLAAMAVLESHWEPEMSKEAAVELASQAIQAGIFNDLGSGSNVDVCVMEVGKDAEYLRNYLTPNVREAKQNSYKFARGTTAVLRESIINVCEIDEEEVCVHAAA from the coding sequence ATGGCTGGTCTATCCTTCGACAACTACCAGAGAAACGCAGCCCTTGCCGCCAAGTCCCACTCCCAGCAACCAAAGGCCACCTCCACAGGGACCACCATCGTCGGGGTCAAGTACGCCAACGGGGTCATCATCGCAGCAGATACAAGGTCCACCCAAGGTCCCATCGTCGCCAACAAGAACTGTGCCAAACTGCACAGGATAAGTCCCCGTATATGGTGTGCTGGGGCAGGGACCGCCGCAGACACAGAAGCTGTCACTCAATTGATCGGATCCAATATCGAACTACATTCCTTATACACATCAAGGGAACCACGAGTCGTATCCGCTCTACAGATGTTGAAACAACATTTGTTCAAGTATCAAGGTCACATTGGTGCGTACCTGATCGTCGCCGGAACAGACCCAACGGGGGCTCATCTGTTCTCCATTCATGCACATGGGTCCACGGACGTTGGATACTATTTGTCCCTAGGGTCAGGGTCTCTTGCTGCCATGGCTGTGTTGGAATCCCATTGGGAACCAGAAATGAGTAAAGAAGCTGCTGTGGAATTGGCTTCACAAGCCATTCAAGCGGGTATTTTCAACGATTTAGGGTCTGGGTCCAATGTGGATGTCTGTGTCATGGAAGTCGGTAAAGATGCTGAGTACTTGAGGAATTACTTGACTCCTAACGTAAGAGAGGCAAAGCAAAATAGTTATAAATTCGCTAGAGGCACCACTGCTGTGCTAAGGGAATCCATTATAAACGTCTGCGAGATAGACGAAGAGGAAGTGTGTGTCCATGCCGCTGCATAG
- the NFI1 gene encoding SUMO ligase NFI1 (ancestral locus Anc_5.509): MPTSTSPPRPTGVGLQQEIQYAIKLMESLRVTDLKKVCKAITVSTGGLKADLQDRIRSFIKQSISNGRVDPWRPKVVTVFLQRIIDGESTLPEYTNLWNAIKTGNFHYTIPQALFEQTLNTTTTTTKKSTTTKDQKHSTSHDNKKTATNDTFYFRRSPFYKLIKLIPGGHCQVRRTTGRGSSRITFNLSQNDWEILQSNKEKFKILLYSGLSHSAKSKQKEPILFPIPNEILFNGTQIKDNVRGLKNKPGTAKPADLTEFVREPSMHNNLEFIYAFQKQEYQLFIYLMELITPEELVQSIVLKHPKISKQSSILYIQRTLREEEDADFVTTSTVMSLQCPISYTRMKYPARSALCQHLQCFDALWYLHSQLQVPTWQCPVCQTHIPIENLAISEFVEEIIKNSTDDVEQVELSPNGSWVAIHEDGEETQPNGGTTTAKKESSMDLPMKLESSGSVPPIPHHHTEEPIVISLDSSDEEPEDEPPTQPPQISDKNTMPTSTPQEAADPEDLPLSSLRRQIPDQSLHVGHNDSTAEYITAATKPTQRTNTNVPPIRQNIDPSIINNDNENSTAGQVNNTSVQPMTINNNGNTNVTDNNEVRGWINTTAKDHSATVPILPLTYTAPPSFIPGNSSPTTLPPRSASYPMTSTQTRPGPVNAENTLIPPAVGWNASTSSNSHAPAPPMGTFSPPSSLPSVTAARSTSFLGLSGNLPPRSLSSTGISSPPQQYNNNNNNTMQLRPQQTSLPSNTIVPSFPYANTMTSPPQLSGINGMNLLGMNGTVPTTRTGYPNLNDVNTTLLGMNGTPVAPVPALAPAPPLSDKQRPVGAPVHGRSRHSSSNVSPFIPKKYPHPPPVLPRKRKNPETRANELGVTVSDSQASAPVPSLNRDRNDDADVIDLTSD; the protein is encoded by the coding sequence ATGCCCACATCTACGAGCCCTCCTCGTCCCACAGGGGTGGGATTGCAACAGGAGATACAATATGCCATCAAATTAATGGAATCCCTTCGAGTGAcggatttgaagaaagtcTGTAAGGCAATTACAGTATCCACGGGTGGATTGAAAGCAGATCTGCAAGATCGAATAAGATCATTCATTAAACAATCTATATCTAATGGAAGAGTGGATCCCTGGAGACCTAAAGTGGTCACTGTTTTCCTACAAAGAATTATAGATGGAGAATCCACTTTACCAGAGTATACTAACCTTTGGAATGCTATCAAGACGGGCAATTTCCATTACACTATACCGCAGGCATTATTCGAACAGACACTtaatacaacaacaacaacgacGAAAAAATctacaacaacaaaggATCAAAAGCATAGTACTTCTCATGACAATAAAAAGACCGCTACCAATGATACGTTTTATTTCAGGCGATCGCCATTTTATAAgttaattaaattaattcCAGGTGGACATTGTCAAGTGAGAAGGACAACGGGAAGAGGCAGTTCAAGAATAACGTTTAATTTATCACAGAATGACTGGGAAATATTACAATcaaataaggaaaaatttaaaatattactGTATAGTGGACTATCACATTCTGCTAAATCAAAGCAAAAGGAACCCATATTATTCCCAATACCGAATGAAATACTGTTTAATGGTACGCAGATTAAAGATAACGTGCGAGGTTTGAAGAATAAACCAGGAACAGCGAAGCCAGCTGATTTGACTGAATTTGTAAGAGAACCTTCCATGCAcaataatttggaatttatATACGCATTTCAAAAGCAAGAATATcaattattcatttatcTAATGGAATTGATAACTCCCGAAGAACTCGTACAGAGCATAGTTTTAAAGCACCCTAAAATATCCAAACAATCATCAATCTTATACATACAAAGAACGCTACGAGAGGAGGAAGATGCTGATTTCGTTACTACGTCTACGGTAATGAGTTTACAATGTCCCATCTCATACACAAGAATGAAATATCCAGCAAGATCCGCACTTTGCCAACATTTGCAATGTTTTGATGCGTTATGGTATCTACATTCTCAATTACAAGTACCCACATGGCAATGTCCAGTGTGTCAAACGCATATCcccattgaaaatttagcCATTAGTGAATTTGTGGaggaaattattaaaaattctACTGATGATGTGGAACAAGTAGAATTGTCACCCAATGGTTCATGGGTAGCGATACATGAAGATGGTGAGGAAACTCAACCCAATGGAGGTACAACCACAGCAAAGAAGGAATCATCGATGGATCTTCCAATGAAATTAGAATCAAGTGGCAGTGTACCACCCATACCGCATCATCATACTGAGGAACCCATAGTGATATCATTAGATAGTAGTGATGAAGAGCCAGAAGATGAGCCACCGACACAACCACCACAAATTTCTGATAAAAATACAATGCCAACATCTACACCGCAGGAGGCAGCAGATCCTGAAGATCTTCCGTTGTCGTCCTTGAGAAGACAAATACCCGACCAATCATTACATGTTGGGCATAATGATTCTACAGCAGAGTACATTACAGCAGCTACAAAACCTACACAACGGACCAATACAAATGTTCCCCCTATACGACAAAATATAGATCCATCGAttataaataatgataatgaaaacagCACCGCAGGGCAAGTTAATAATACATCTGTGCAGCCTATGacaattaataataatggtaataCTAATGTTACTGATAACAACGAAGTTAGAGGATGGATAAATACCACTGCAAAAGATCATAGTGCCACAGTCCCCATACTACCGTTGACATATACGGCACCACCGTCATTTATCCCTGGTAATTCATCACCAACGACACTCCCTCCTCGAAGTGCATCTTACCCAATGACAAGCACACAAACAAGACCAGGGCCCGTAAATGCGGAGAACACTTTGATTCCACCAGCAGTGGGTTGGAATGCATCTacatcttccaattcaCATGCACCAGCACCACCTATGGGAACATTCTCACCTCCAAGTTCTCTTCCATCTGTGACTGCCGCCAGATCCACATCATTCTTGGGTCTTTCTGGGAACCTGCCACCTCGGAGTCTAAGCAGTACTGGTATCTCTTCGCCACCACAGCAAtataacaacaacaataataatacgATGCAACTGCGACCCCAACAAACATCACTTCCTTCAAACACAATAGTACCATCGTTCCCTTACGCAAACACGATGACTTCTCCACCTCAGCTATCAGGTATCAATGGTATGAATCTTCTTGGGATGAATGGGACGGTACCTACTACTCGCACAGGGTATCCCAATTTGAACGATGTAAACACAACTTTATTGGGCATGAATGGAACCCCTGTTGCCCCGGTACCAGCCCTGGCTCCGGCACCACCACTTTCTGATAAACAACGACCAGTGGGGGCTCCAGTCCATGGCAGATCACGTCATTCGTCATCGAATGTGTCGCCTTTCATCCCTAAGAAATATCCACATCCTCCGCCAGTACTACCTCGCAAGAGGAAGAACCCTGAGACGAGGGCCAATGAGCTGGGTGTTACAGTGTCTGATTCTCAGGCTTCAGCACCGGTACCTTCTTTGAATCGTGATCGTAATGATGATGCGGATGTCATTGATCTTACATCTGATTGA
- the MTR10 gene encoding mRNA transport regulator MTR10 (ancestral locus Anc_5.503), with protein sequence MNVQVSDLQAALQCISSNVTSEKKNEALHFLEQFQRSTEAWNICHEILTKPDPQFLELHIFAAQTLRNKVTYDLSQLENNLLPFKNSLLQLLTIHSQKLVVTQLNVALARFSIQYLEWKNPIMEIITCLNPYPSTLLSFLRILPEETLDIGSTPLTEIEFNSRIHELIDTIAEDVLKFLITCTEILKQSQANSGISLEQIIRCLNSWSFEFPIEQLLAVQPLMSLIFETLLNGNEASPEVFEAAIDCLCVILRESRDAPNETLVIALYEQLMNIQAKLLPNILQMTKEQIESGDVDEDLLEGMTRLFIEAGEAWIVFISKSPETFNPMVMILLMLTCKNPDLDIVSYTFPFWFNFKQNLVLPRYSNSKIAYTPVFVDLINGIILHLQYPTDKFASKESEDKFKEFRYHMGDVLKDCTAVVGTAKALAQPLTRINMALENSNNVTNNWQILEAPLFSLRTMAQEISLSENVQLPQIFKILCSLPEHPKIRYAATLVLGRYTEWTSKHPEMLEMQLQYIFNGFQQQEQQPPNADIITASSHALMYFCSDCSVLLSGYIDQLIDFYFNIEGIIDIESQFELCQGLSAVINNQSVETIAPVFNKLIERHLNKLGTQIMEWQQDHSRNMPIADTIDLFYAFFEELKPKFDYPQQGAEPLLPIIERIWATLRSLIMEQGALQDSLIVERTTKFLRRLFEKYHVFCEPILGSVAEMLVHGYATTGFGSFLWCSGSIIVVFGDDESFPVSAELKNSVWQFALSQCSTFVLNFNKMDKSRMNDYYELVMDFFAMVSDLIMFYPKEFILYGELLGKVVDVAVSSVTKLENLDAYVSILRCLDDIISWGFKTPPISTVALEYVPDEWRKQIINEIIFNRGSTIVCTLFIGIVTTFESDSHSDAISCIVKCFRLATDAYNGDSSICNEWVTQAMGQLGQVTPKEKDNLQQAVTNGLNQRDYRKVREGVRTFVQWYLRKTVSSRLE encoded by the coding sequence ATGAATGTACAAGTGAGTGATTTGCAAGCTGCCCTACAATGCATCTCCTCCAATGTCACAtcagagaagaaaaatgagGCATTGCATTTCCtggaacaatttcaaagatcCACTGAGGCATGGAACATTTGCCATGAAATCTTAACTAAACCAGACCCACAATTCCTAGAGTTACACATATTTGCTGCACAAACTCTAAGAAATAAAGTCACATACGACCTGtctcaattggaaaataactTATTACCCTTTaagaattcattattacaattATTAACCATCCATTCACAAAAATTAGTGGTTACACAATTAAATGTCGCATTAGCACGTTTCTCAATTCAATACTTAGAGTGGAAAAATCCAATTATGGAAATCATAACTTGCTTAAACCCATATCCAAGCACTTTACTGAGTTTCTTAAGAATCTTACCCGAGGAGACCCTAGATATTGGGTCCACCCCATTAACAGAAATAGAATttaattcaagaattcatGAATTGATTGATACAATTGCTGAGGATgtcttgaaatttcttatAACATGCActgaaatattaaaacaATCACAGGCAAACTCAGGAATCTCCCTGGAACAAATTATTCGATGTCTAAACTCATGGTCTTTCGAATTCccaattgaacaattaCTTGCAGTACAACCATTAATGTCTcttatttttgaaactttacTCAACGGGAATGAAGCATCTCCGGAAGTATTTGAAGCTGCCATCGATTGTCTTTGTGTTATCCTAAGAGAAAGTAGAGACGCTCCAAACGAAACATTAGTCATTGCATTATATGAACAATTAATGAACATTCAGGCAAAACTATTGCccaatattcttcaaatgaccaaggaacaaattgaatcaGGAGATGTcgatgaagatttattggaagGGATGACTCGTCTTTTTATTGAAGCTGGTGAAGCATGGATCGTTTTCATTTCTAAATCTCCAGAAACCTTCAATCCAATGGTCATGATTCTCTTGATGTTAACATGTAAGAATCCAGATCTGGATATTGTCTCCTACACTTTCCCTTTTTGGTTCAATTTTAAACAAAATTTGGTATTACCAAGATACAGTAACTCCAAAATTGCCTACACACCCGTCTTTGTCGATTTAAtcaatggaataattttacATTTACAATACCCAACTGATAAATTTGCGTCTAAGGAATCTGAagataaatttaaagagTTCAGATATCATATGGGTGACGTCTTGAAAGATTGTACAGCCGTGGTGGGCACAGCAAAGGCATTAGCACAACCATTAACAAGAATTAATATGGCTCTAGAGAACTCAAATAATGTAACCAATAATTGGCAAATATTGGAAGCtccattattttcattaagaACCATGGCACAAGAAATTTCACTTTCTGAAAACGTTCAATTACCTCAAATCTTTAAGATTTTATGCTCTCTACCTGAACATCCAAAAATTAGATACGCTGCCACTTTAGTCTTGGGAAGATATACAGAATGGACTTCAAAACATCCTGAAATGTTAGAGATGCAATTACAAtacattttcaatggatttcaacagcaagaacaacaacctCCAAATGCTGATATCATTACAGCATCATCACACGCATTAATGTATTTTTGTTCAGATTGTTCTGTCTTATTAAGTGGCTATATTGATCAACTGATAgatttttatttcaatataGAGGGAATAATAGACATTGAATcacaatttgaattatgTCAGGGACTTAGTGCCGTAATAAACAACCAATCCGTTGAAACGATTGCACCCGTTTTTAACAAGTTAATAGAAAGACATTTGAACAAACTAGGTACTCAAATAATGGAATGGCAACAAGATCATTCGCGTAATATGCCCATTGCTGATACAATTGATTTATTCTATGCATTCTTTGAAGAGTTAAAACCCAAATTTGATTATCCGCAACAAGGCGCAGAACCTTTACTACCTATTATTGAGAGAATTTGGGCAACATTAAGAAGTTTGATAATGGAACAAGGTGCTTTACAGGATTCATTGATTGTGGAGAGAACAACGAAATTTTTACGTCGTTTGTTTGAGAAATACCATGTTTTCTGTGAACCAATATTGGGGTCTGTTGCTGAAATGCTTGTTCATGGTTATGCCACTACAGGTTTTGGTTCATTCCTTTGGTGCTCCGGATCCATTATTGTTGTCtttggtgatgatgaatcattCCCAGTGTCAGCTGAACTGAAAAACTCAGTTTGGCAATTTGCCCTTTCACAATGTAGTACATTTGTActaaatttcaataagatGGATAAATCGAGAATGAATGATTACTACGAATTAGTAATGGATTTCTTTGCCATGGTGTCTGATTTAATTATGTTTTACCCAAAGGAGTTTATTTTATATGGTGAATTATTGGGGAAAGTGGTAGATGTAGCCGTCTCCAGTGTAACCAAATTAGAAAATCTAGACGCTTATGTATCAATATTACGTTGTCTAGATGATATCATCTCTTGGGGATTCAAGACCCCACCAATCTCAACTGTAGCACTAGAATATGTTCCTGATGAGTGGAGAAAGCAAATTATAAAtgaaatcattttcaatcGTGGATCTACTATTGTCTGCACCTTGTTTATTGGTATTGTCACCACATTTGAATCTGATTCACATTCTGATGCAATCAGTTGTATCGTTAAATGTTTTAGATTAGCCACTGATGCATATAATGGTGATAGTAGTATATGTAACGAATGGGTCACTCAAGCTATGGGCCAATTGGGACAAGTGACACCAAAGGAGAAGGATAATTTACAACAAGCTGTCACTAATGGGTTAAATCAAAGAGACTATAGAAAAGTTAGAGAAGGTGTGAGAACTTTTGTTCAATGGTATCTGCGAAAGACGGTGAGCTCTAGATTAGAATGA